A window from bacterium encodes these proteins:
- the motA gene encoding flagellar motor stator protein MotA — protein MFAIIGLLIVFGAVFGGFMAEGGPLVVLYQPYELLIIGGAALGAMLCATPAPVLKQITKELPTVFAGSKYTRAAYDEILGAMFAIFTRAKREGFLTVEADLAAPHESEAFSGFPTLLANHHALEFLCDSMKLAISYQAKPEHIELAMDIYLETHHEEGGLGSASLTRVADALPGLGIVAAVLGIIIALQSLSAPPEVLGHAISAALVGTFLGLLLSYGMIQPIAANIEGQAKESARYFQCIREAVGAYFSGCDPIVAVEIGRQAIYSYNRPTAEQLDAIVSGRSGASAEAAGVGA, from the coding sequence GTGTTCGCGATTATCGGGCTGCTCATCGTCTTTGGCGCGGTCTTTGGAGGGTTCATGGCGGAGGGCGGCCCCCTCGTGGTCCTCTATCAGCCATACGAGCTCCTCATCATCGGCGGGGCGGCGCTCGGGGCGATGCTCTGCGCGACCCCGGCGCCGGTCCTCAAGCAGATCACCAAGGAGCTACCCACCGTCTTCGCCGGATCCAAGTACACCCGGGCGGCTTACGACGAGATCCTGGGCGCCATGTTCGCGATCTTCACCCGCGCCAAGCGCGAGGGCTTCCTGACGGTCGAAGCGGATCTGGCCGCCCCCCACGAGTCCGAGGCCTTCAGCGGCTTCCCGACCCTGCTGGCGAACCACCACGCCCTCGAGTTCCTGTGCGATTCCATGAAGCTCGCGATCAGCTACCAGGCGAAGCCCGAGCACATCGAGCTCGCGATGGACATCTACCTAGAGACCCACCACGAAGAGGGCGGCCTTGGCAGCGCCTCCTTGACCCGCGTCGCGGACGCCCTGCCCGGTCTGGGCATCGTGGCGGCGGTGCTCGGCATCATCATCGCCCTCCAGAGCCTTAGCGCTCCCCCCGAAGTCCTTGGCCACGCCATTTCGGCGGCGCTGGTCGGCACCTTCCTCGGCCTCTTGCTCTCCTACGGCATGATCCAGCCCATCGCCGCCAACATCGAGGGGCAAGCCAAGGAGAGCGCCCGCTACTTCCAGTGCATCCGCGAGGCCGTGGGGGCCTACTTCAGCGGCTGTGACCCCATCGTGGCCGTCGAGATCGGCCGCCAGGCCATCTACTCCTACAACCGCCCGACCGCCGAGCAGCTCGATGCCATCGTATCGGGGCGCTCGGGGGCGTCGGCTGAGGCCGCCGGGGTGGGGGCCTAA
- a CDS encoding OmpA family protein: protein MGRRRKGGHGGHHGGSWKVALADFMTAMMALFLVLWLTGLSTKDQKKGIAEYFRDPSIFGQGKGVMKGTEVPVNATIIENPPIGIQPIPDVIEPPASTESIAAEIQEALLEGSLWPFRDSIQVKETPEGIELSVVEKAKDVLFDSGAPSPTPRTVDILKAISRELKGVSNHIMIGGHTDAHPLALRNGYTNWELSADRANKARNILESNGVNAKRIWAVRGFASTHPINEKDPFASENRRISIVILKN from the coding sequence GTGGGGCGCAGACGCAAAGGCGGTCACGGCGGGCATCACGGGGGATCCTGGAAGGTCGCGTTGGCCGACTTCATGACGGCGATGATGGCCCTCTTTCTGGTGCTGTGGCTGACGGGCCTCAGCACCAAGGACCAGAAGAAGGGGATCGCCGAGTACTTCCGTGATCCCTCGATCTTCGGTCAGGGCAAGGGGGTCATGAAGGGGACGGAGGTGCCGGTCAACGCCACCATCATCGAGAACCCGCCCATCGGCATCCAGCCGATCCCCGACGTCATAGAGCCGCCGGCTTCGACCGAGAGCATCGCGGCCGAGATCCAGGAGGCCCTCTTGGAAGGCTCGCTCTGGCCCTTCCGTGACAGCATCCAGGTCAAAGAGACGCCCGAAGGGATCGAGCTTTCGGTGGTCGAGAAGGCGAAAGACGTCTTGTTCGACAGCGGCGCGCCTTCGCCGACCCCACGCACGGTCGACATCCTCAAGGCCATCTCCCGCGAGCTCAAGGGGGTCAGCAACCACATCATGATCGGCGGCCACACGGATGCCCATCCGCTGGCCCTCAGGAACGGCTACACCAACTGGGAGCTCTCGGCGGATCGCGCCAACAAGGCACGCAACATCCTGGAGTCCAACGGGGTGAACGCAAAGCGCATCTGGGCGGTGCGCGGCTTCGCCTCGACCCACCCCATCAACGA